In a single window of the Nicotiana tomentosiformis chromosome 10, ASM39032v3, whole genome shotgun sequence genome:
- the LOC104121469 gene encoding uncharacterized protein, translating into MGKVKGKHRLDKYYHLARECKYRSRAAFKLTQLNSKFSFLNSSQSVLDLCAAPGGWMQVAVKNVPVGSLVIGVDIVPISPIRGAIAVQEDITTPKCKSTIKRIMAEKGVKGFDLVLHDGSPNIGGAWAMEATLQNALVIDSVKLAAEFLARNGTFVTKVFRSQDYNAVLYCLRQLFEKVEVDKPLASRLESAEIYIIGLKYKAPAKIDPRLLDIKHLFQGGKEPPKVVDVLRGTKQKRHRDGYEDGQTLLRKVCSAADFVLSDIKSLGSVTSITFDDPASLPMRDHPLTTQEVGTLCEDLRVLGEQDLKHLSKWRKLMRKALAPPEKISNPEAVVECESEEDEDKRLAEEMEELKDTALRKNKREKRLLAKRLAKDKAREVLGMQSDATEDGYVDQELFSLTLIKGKRDVVAVDDDETAEVNSEDDGDDLEAPENASSDVDSEEERRRHDDEIERFLEDQNERYMARAERKPKRIKRSKISYLDDGKLLQGGDEDGMTHSAQDSDIDKGEDEVNPLVIPLETAPTQDEIVKTWFTQDVFVEPEEQDLLDKYNGDDEMLIDRVGESVPNSKTQTNEELIQIPASETVEDFEIVPAPPTDSSDSASDESDEFGDGSDKKAEIVATAKKLILKRQREEMMDDGYNKYMFDDEGLPKWFVDEEQKHRQPIKPVTKEEVAAMRAQFKDINARPAKKVAEAKARKKRAAQRKLEKIRKNANSISDQADISDRSKTRMIEQLYKKATPKTPGKEYVVAKRGVQVKVGKGKVLVDRRMKKDARRHGMSKQGPNRSGSMISMI; encoded by the exons ATGGGGAAAGTGAAAGGAAAACATCGTCTAGACAAGTATTACCATTTAGCCAGAGAATGCAAATACCGTTCAAGGGCTGCATTCAAACTGACCCAACTCAATTCCAAATTCTCTTTTCTGAATTCATCTCAATCCGTTCTCGATCTTTGCGCCGCTCCGGGCGGTTGGATGCAAGTCGCCGTCAAAAATGTGCCCGTCGGCAGCCTTGTTATAGGCGTAGACATTGTTCCAATTAGCCCGATTCGCGGTGCAATTGCTGTACAAGAAGATATTACGACGCCAAAGTGTAAATCAACCATTAAAAGAATTATGGCTGAAAAGGGTGTTAAAGGGTTTGATTTGGTATTACATGATGGGTCTCCTAATATTGGTGGAGCTTGGGCTATGGAAGCTACTCTGCAGAATGCTTTGGTCATTGATTCTGTTAAGCTTGCTGCTGAATTCTTAGCTCGTAATGGAACTTTTGTTACTAAG GTTTTTAGATCTCAAGACTATAATGCTGTTCTTTACTGTCTAAGACAG CTTTTTGAGAAGGTTGAGGTAGATAAACCTTTGGCAAGTCGTTTGGAATCTGCAGAAATATATATTATTGGTTTAAAATATAAGGCCCCTGCGAAGATTGATCCTCGCCTTCTTGATATAAAGCACCTCTTTCAAGGGGGTAAAGAACCTCCTAAG GTGGTCGATGTATTAAGAGGGACGAAGCAGAAGAGACACCGTGATGG GTATGAAGATGGGCAGACACTCTTAAGGAAGGTCTGCTCTGCTGCCGATTTTGTGTTGTCTGATATCAAGAGCCTTGGTTCAGTTACTTCAATAACGTTTGATGATCCTGCTTCTTTACCAATGAGAGATCATCCGCTGACGACACAAGAG GTTGGAACACTATGTGAGGACTTGCGTGTTCTGGGGGAGCAAGACCTCAAACACCTTTCAAA GTGGCGTAAGCTTATGAGGAAAGCTTTGGCTCCTCCAGAGAAAATTAGTAATCCGGAAGCAGTAGTTGAATGTGAGAGCGAAGAGGATGAAGATAAAAGACTTGCCGAAGAAATGGAGGAGTTGAAGGATACTGCACtgagaaaaaataaaagagaaaaaaggcTTCTAGCTAAAAGACTAGCCAAG GACAAAGCACGCGAGGTGTTGGGTATGCAATCAGATGCAACGGAAGATGGTTATGTTGATCAGGAGCTGTTTTCTCTAACATTGATAAAG GGCAAGAGAGATGTAGTAGCCGTTGATGACGATGAAACTGCTGAAGTAAATAGTGAAGATGATGGAGATGACCTGGAAGCGCCGGAGAATGCATCTAGTGATGTGGACTCTGAAGAAGAGCGCAGAAG ACATGATGATGAAATAGAGAGGTTTCTTGAGGACCAAAACGAAAGGTATATGGCTCGAGCGGAAAGAAAACCAAAGCGGATAAAGAGGTCCAAAATATCGTACTTGGATGATGGTAAACTCTTGCAG GGTGGTGATGAAGATGGTATGACTCATTCTGCTCAAGACTCTGACATTGATAAGGGAGAGGATGAAGTGAATCCTCTAGTCATACCTCTAGAAACCGCTCCAACTCAAGACGAGATTGTAAAAACATGGTTTACTCAAGATGTTTTTGTTGAACCAGAAGAGCAAGATTTGTTGGACAAGTATAATGGCGACGATGAAATGCTAATAGACCGAGTAGGAGAAAGTGTCCCAAATTCTAAGACACAGACTAATGAAGAATTGATCCAAATCCCAGCATCTGAGACAGTAGAAGATTTTGAGATTGTTCCTGCACCACCTACAGATTCAAGTGATTCGGCGTCTGATGAGTCAGATGAATTTGGTGACGGTAGTGATAAAAAGGCTGAAATAGTGGCTACAGCAAAGAAGCTGATTTTGAAAAGGCAGAGAGAAGAAATGATGGATGATGGTTACAATAAGTATATGTTTGACGATGAGGGGTTGCCAAAGTGGTTCGTGGACGAGGAGCAGAAGCATCGACAGCCAATAAAACCAGTGACGAAAGAGGAAGTTGCTGCAATGAGAGCTCAGTTTAAAGATATCAATGCTCGTCCTGCAAAGAAGGTAGCAGAAGCCAAAGCACGAAAGAAAAGGGCTGCTCAGAGAAAGCTAGAGAAGATTCGGAAGAATGCTAACTCGATATCAGACCAAGCAGATATTTCTGATCGCTCAAAGACAAGAATGATTGAACAGCTTTACAAGAAGGCAACACCTAAAACACCAGGAAAAGAATATGTAGTGGCAAAGAGGGGTGTTCAAGTGAAGGTTGGCAAGGGGAAAGTTCTTGTTGATCGACGAATGAAGAAGGATGCAAGAAGGCATGGAATGAGCAAGCAGGGTCCAAACAGAAGCGGATCCATGATATCCATGATTTAA